From the genome of Neomonachus schauinslandi chromosome 5, ASM220157v2, whole genome shotgun sequence, one region includes:
- the CALML5 gene encoding calmodulin-like protein 5, with amino-acid sequence MAKQLSEEQVAEFKAAFSRFDKNGDGTVNTQELGAVMQALGKDLSEAELKELIAQVDTDGDSVISFQEFLAEVVKRMKSWGSEQDMQEVFRTFDLDGNGRISVDELKQAMAKLGQTLSQEELDAMIQEADTDKDGQVDYKEFLRILSQK; translated from the coding sequence ATGGCCAAGCAGCTGTCTGAAGAGCAGGTGGCCGAGTTCAAGGCGGCTTTCTCCAGATTTGACAAGAACGGCGATGGCACCGTCAACACCCAGGAGCTGGGTGCCGTGATGCAGGCCCTGGGCAAGGATCTGTCGGAGGCCGAGCTGAAGGAGCTCATCGCCCAGGTGGACACGGATGGTGACAGTGTCATCAGCTTCCAGGAGTTCCTGGCAGAGGTGGTCAAGAGGATGAAGTCCTGGGGCAGTGAGCAGGACATGCAGGAGGTCTTCCGCACTTTCGACCTGGATGGCAACGGTCGCATCAGTGTGGACGAGCTCAAGCAGGCCATGGCCAAGCTGGGCCAGACGCTGTCCCAGGAGGAACTAGATGCCATGATCCAGGAGGCCGACACAGACAAGGATGGGCAGGTGGACTACAAGGAGTTCCTGCGCATCCTCTCCCAGAAGTGA